The proteins below come from a single Limosilactobacillus reuteri genomic window:
- a CDS encoding Asp23/Gls24 family envelope stress response protein, which translates to MAEESKIVLSSEDKSLGTIQISPRVLEIIAGIAASEIDGVSKMYGSFANSVSELLGRSDRRRGVKLSSNDEKLSLDVDVYVEYGVSVPKVAAMIQDKVKQQITLMTDLKVKEVNVHIKGIVTSKEDQQVDPNDLFGEHLNDEAGE; encoded by the coding sequence ATGGCTGAAGAATCAAAGATTGTTTTAAGTAGTGAAGACAAGTCACTCGGGACAATTCAAATTTCGCCACGAGTTTTAGAAATTATTGCGGGGATTGCCGCAAGTGAAATCGATGGTGTTTCAAAGATGTATGGTTCATTTGCAAATAGCGTAAGTGAACTTTTGGGACGCTCTGATCGCCGGCGTGGGGTAAAGCTTTCCAGCAATGATGAAAAATTATCACTTGATGTGGATGTTTATGTTGAATATGGTGTCTCTGTTCCTAAAGTAGCGGCAATGATTCAAGATAAGGTCAAACAACAAATCACATTAATGACTGATTTAAAAGTAAAAGAAGTTAATGTTCATATTAAGGGAATCGTAACATCTAAAGAAGACCAACAAGTAGACCCTAATGACTTGTTTGGCGAACATCTTAATGACGAGGCTGGTGAATAA
- the nusB gene encoding transcription antitermination factor NusB, with amino-acid sequence MSLNRHMIREEAFQVLFALQSDPEADIQTVYEAIPHHDEKQIPPYLLTLVNGVREHQDQLDEQINDLLASGWTINRLAKPDLVILRLALFEIQYAENVPTVVAINEALELTKTFSSDKSRKFINGALGKFEKQVNTNN; translated from the coding sequence ATGAGTTTAAACCGACACATGATTCGTGAGGAAGCTTTTCAAGTTCTCTTCGCTTTGCAATCAGATCCTGAAGCCGATATTCAAACTGTGTATGAGGCAATTCCTCATCATGATGAAAAGCAAATTCCCCCTTATTTACTGACTTTAGTAAATGGGGTGCGAGAACATCAAGATCAGCTCGACGAACAAATCAATGACCTTCTCGCAAGCGGATGGACCATCAATCGTTTAGCAAAGCCGGATTTAGTTATTTTACGGCTTGCTTTATTTGAAATTCAATATGCTGAAAATGTTCCAACAGTAGTAGCAATTAATGAAGCACTAGAACTTACGAAAACATTCAGCAGTGATAAGTCACGTAAATTTATCAATGGAGCCCTTGGCAAATTTGAAAAACAAGTCAACACGAATAACTAA